The Malus domestica chromosome 13, GDT2T_hap1 genome includes a window with the following:
- the LOC103451970 gene encoding transcription factor WER-like produces MEAEYEYKKGLWTKEEDEILLDYIRVHGRGRWNRIPKVTGLRRSGKSCRLRWLNHLSPNVKRGDFSEEEEDLIIRLHNLLGNRWSLIAGRVPGRTDNQVKNYWNTHLYKKLNAIKKQQTSGKVAVVSTSKTTTHSSSAAQELAGDKLVHQHKMLKAPDSDSNSVTKSNDQNPNMDIVAAEDSNAEEEEIEWMAKHCTELLSCSSYGNMISWDTVEFLQGYPLDLL; encoded by the exons ATGGAAGCAGAATATGAGTACAAGAAGGGGTTATGGACAAAGGAGGAGGATGAGATTCTCCTGGACTACATAAGGGTACATGGAAGAGGCCGCTGGAACCGCATTCCCAAGGTCACCG GCTTAAGGAGGAGCGGTAAGAGCTGCAGGTTGAGGTGGCTCAACCATCTCAGCCCAAATGTGAAGCGCGGGGATTTttctgaggaagaagaagacctCATTATCAGACTTCACAATCTCCTTGGAAACAG GTGGTCTCTGATTGCGGGGCGTGTACCAGGAAGAACCGACAACCAAGTAAAGAACTACTGGAACACTCATTTGTACAAAAAGCTTAACGCCATAAAAAAGCAGCAGACATCTGGAAAAGTTGCTGTTGTTTCGACGTCGAAAACAACTACTCACAGCTCTTCTGCTGCTCAAGAACTGGCAGGAGACAAACTAGTACACCAACACAAAATGCTCAAGGCGCCGGACTCGGACTCAAATTCCGTCACGAAGAGTAATGATCAAAACCCAAATATGGATATTGTTGCAGCTGAGGATTCTaatgcagaagaagaagagatagaATGGATGGCCAAGCATTGTACTGAGTTGCTTTCTTGTTCTAGTTATGGCAATATGATTAGCTGGGACACGGTGGAATTTCTACAAGGATACCCTCTTGACCTGTTGTAG